Proteins encoded within one genomic window of Couchioplanes caeruleus:
- the dusB gene encoding tRNA dihydrouridine synthase DusB, producing MTSAVSLKPLTLGEHEVWPPVVLAPMAGITNVAFRRLCREQGGGVYVCEMITTRALVERIPKTLKMIQFASDEGFRSLQLYGVDPDVTAAAARMVAEENLADHIDLNFGCPVPKVTRRGGGSALPWRRRLFGRIVTQAVRAAAPAGIPVTVKMRKGIDDDHLTYVEAGLIAQEAGVAAVALHARTAEQRYSGTADWDAIATLKQALDVPVLGNGDIWEAADAMRMVAHTGVDGVVVGRGCLGRPWLFKDLHAAFDGVQSQELPNLGQVAAVMSRHAHLLVEALEDEKHGCADFRKHIAWYLKGFPVGGDLRRSLSMVASLAQLDDLLGKLDAAAPFPRESLGQPRGRVNAPGKVSLPYGWLDSRDDDTVPEGAEMDNSGG from the coding sequence GTGACTTCCGCAGTTTCCTTGAAGCCGTTGACGCTCGGTGAGCATGAGGTGTGGCCGCCGGTGGTGCTGGCGCCGATGGCCGGCATCACCAATGTCGCGTTTCGGCGGCTCTGTCGTGAGCAGGGCGGGGGCGTCTACGTCTGCGAGATGATCACCACTCGGGCGCTGGTCGAGCGGATCCCCAAGACGCTCAAGATGATCCAGTTCGCCTCCGACGAGGGCTTCCGCAGCCTCCAGCTCTACGGCGTCGACCCGGACGTGACCGCGGCGGCCGCGCGCATGGTCGCCGAGGAGAATCTCGCCGACCACATCGATCTCAACTTCGGCTGTCCGGTGCCCAAGGTCACCCGCCGCGGCGGCGGCAGCGCCCTGCCCTGGCGGCGCAGACTGTTCGGCCGCATCGTCACCCAGGCGGTCCGCGCGGCCGCGCCGGCCGGCATCCCGGTCACGGTCAAGATGCGCAAGGGCATCGACGACGACCACCTGACGTACGTCGAGGCCGGGCTGATCGCCCAGGAGGCCGGCGTCGCCGCGGTCGCCCTGCACGCCCGCACCGCCGAACAGCGCTACTCGGGTACGGCCGACTGGGACGCCATCGCCACGCTGAAGCAGGCCCTGGACGTGCCGGTGCTCGGCAACGGCGACATCTGGGAGGCCGCCGACGCGATGCGGATGGTCGCGCACACCGGCGTCGACGGCGTGGTGGTCGGCCGCGGCTGCCTCGGCCGGCCCTGGCTCTTCAAGGACCTCCACGCCGCGTTCGACGGCGTGCAGTCCCAGGAGCTGCCCAACCTGGGGCAGGTCGCCGCCGTCATGTCCCGGCACGCCCACCTGCTGGTCGAGGCGCTCGAGGACGAGAAGCACGGCTGCGCCGATTTCCGCAAGCACATCGCCTGGTATCTCAAGGGCTTCCCGGTCGGCGGCGACCTGCGTCGCAGCCTCTCGATGGTGGCGTCGCTGGCCCAGCTCGACGACCTGCTCGGCAAGCTCGACGCGGCGGCGCCGTTCCCGCGCGAGTCGCTGGGCCAGCCCCGGGGCCGGGTCAACGCGCCGGGCAAGGTCTCCCTGCCGTACGGCTGGCTCGACAGCCGCGACGACGACACCGTGCCCGAGGGCGCGGAGATGGACAACAGCGGCGGCTAG
- a CDS encoding glycine--tRNA ligase, with amino-acid sequence MPVDRIDAVVSLAKRRGFVFPSSEIYGGTRSAWDYGPLGVALKENVRQQWWRTMVQQRDDIVGLDSAVILARDVWAASGHLDAFVDPLTECQSCHKRFRADHLEEAYEAKHGSAPASLSELNCPNCGNKGTFTEPKMFNGLMKTYLGPTESAEGLHYLRPETAQGIFVNYNNVATAARKKPPFGIAQVGKSFRNEITPGNFIFRTREFEQMEMEFFVEPGTDEKWYEYWLEQRWNWYRDLGLSESNLRFFEHPKEKLSHYSKRTVDIEYRFKFGGTEFAELEGIANRTDFDLSTHSKHSGVDLSYFDQEKQERWVPYVIEPAAGLTRAVLAFLLEAYDEDEAPNTKGGVDKRTVMRFDPRLAPIKVAVLPLSRNPELSPKARGLAELLRKRWMVEFDDSQAIGRRYRRQDEIGTPFCVTVDFDTLTDDAVTVRDRDTMKQERVSLDQIETYLINRLPGC; translated from the coding sequence ATGCCTGTCGACCGTATCGACGCCGTCGTCAGCCTGGCCAAGCGCCGCGGCTTCGTCTTCCCCTCCAGCGAGATCTACGGAGGCACCCGCTCGGCATGGGACTACGGTCCACTCGGCGTGGCGCTCAAGGAGAACGTCCGCCAGCAGTGGTGGCGCACGATGGTCCAGCAGCGCGACGACATCGTCGGCCTCGACTCCGCCGTCATCCTCGCCCGCGACGTCTGGGCCGCCTCCGGCCACCTCGACGCGTTCGTCGACCCGCTGACCGAGTGCCAGTCGTGCCACAAGCGGTTCCGCGCCGACCACCTCGAGGAGGCGTACGAGGCCAAGCACGGCTCCGCCCCCGCCTCGCTGAGCGAGCTCAACTGCCCCAACTGCGGCAACAAGGGCACGTTCACCGAGCCGAAGATGTTCAACGGGCTGATGAAGACCTACCTCGGCCCGACCGAGAGCGCGGAGGGGCTGCACTACCTGCGTCCCGAGACCGCCCAGGGCATCTTCGTCAACTACAACAACGTGGCGACCGCCGCGCGCAAGAAGCCGCCGTTCGGCATCGCGCAGGTCGGCAAGTCGTTCCGCAACGAGATCACCCCGGGCAACTTCATCTTCCGTACGCGCGAGTTCGAGCAGATGGAGATGGAGTTCTTCGTCGAGCCCGGCACGGACGAGAAGTGGTACGAGTACTGGCTCGAGCAGCGCTGGAACTGGTACCGCGACCTCGGCCTCAGCGAGAGCAACCTGCGCTTCTTCGAGCACCCCAAGGAGAAGCTCTCGCACTACTCCAAGCGCACGGTCGACATCGAGTACCGCTTCAAGTTCGGCGGTACTGAGTTCGCCGAGCTGGAGGGCATCGCCAACCGCACCGACTTCGACCTCTCCACCCACTCGAAGCACTCCGGCGTCGACCTGTCGTACTTCGACCAGGAGAAGCAGGAGCGCTGGGTGCCGTACGTCATCGAGCCGGCGGCCGGCCTCACCCGCGCCGTGCTGGCGTTCCTGCTCGAGGCGTACGACGAGGACGAGGCGCCCAACACCAAGGGTGGCGTCGACAAGCGCACGGTGATGCGCTTCGACCCGCGGCTCGCCCCGATCAAGGTGGCGGTCCTGCCGCTGTCGCGCAACCCGGAGCTGTCGCCCAAGGCCCGCGGCCTCGCCGAGCTCCTGCGCAAGCGCTGGATGGTCGAGTTCGACGACTCCCAGGCCATCGGCCGCCGCTACCGCCGCCAGGACGAGATCGGCACCCCGTTCTGCGTCACGGTCGACTTCGACACCCTCACCGACGACGCGGTGACGGTCCGCGACCGCGACACCATGAAGCAGGAGCGCGTCTCCCTCGACCAGATCGAGACCTACCTGATCAACCGCCTGCCCGGCTGTTGA
- a CDS encoding antibiotic biosynthesis monooxygenase family protein has protein sequence MLVLNRFVVPADTQDSFVERAHAALAALAASTGYTSGRLTRALDDPAYWTLVTEWESVGAYRRALGGFDVKVHATPLLSESLDEPSAFETLAAAEPGSGVVASASDRAAEPWR, from the coding sequence ATGCTGGTGCTGAACCGCTTCGTCGTCCCCGCCGACACGCAGGACTCGTTCGTCGAACGGGCGCACGCCGCCCTCGCCGCCCTCGCGGCGAGCACCGGATACACCTCCGGGCGGCTCACCCGCGCGCTGGACGACCCCGCCTACTGGACCCTGGTCACCGAATGGGAGTCCGTCGGAGCGTACCGCCGGGCGCTGGGCGGATTCGACGTCAAGGTGCACGCCACGCCCCTGCTGTCCGAGTCGCTCGACGAGCCGTCCGCCTTCGAGACGCTCGCGGCGGCCGAGCCCGGCTCCGGCGTCGTGGCCAGCGCCAGCGACCGCGCCGCGGAACCCTGGCGCTGA
- a CDS encoding DUF6703 family protein yields the protein MTVLRRLAAVNPTTAFIAALAVLLAGLFLPGIVGAAVLFLLGSALAALTFTTWPVQPPALRTVRVILLALLFVAAVSKAL from the coding sequence GTGACGGTGTTGCGCAGGCTGGCCGCGGTGAATCCGACGACCGCGTTCATCGCCGCGCTGGCGGTGCTGCTCGCGGGCCTGTTCCTGCCGGGCATCGTGGGTGCCGCGGTGCTGTTCCTGCTGGGGTCGGCGCTGGCCGCGCTGACCTTCACGACGTGGCCGGTGCAGCCGCCCGCGCTGCGCACCGTACGGGTGATTCTGCTGGCCCTGCTCTTCGTGGCGGCGGTCTCCAAGGCGCTCTGA
- a CDS encoding metal ABC transporter substrate-binding protein, which yields MPLRRLLAVSATVLLLGATSACGQEAKGSGGDRLDVVAAFYPLKFLAERVGGDDVRVSQLTKPGVEPHDVELTVRQVAEIGDAALVVHLKGFQPAVDQAVAQQSKRGFDAGGEVELLAAGEHGAGEEHGGSEEEHAEGGIDPHVWLDPARYATIADALAVRLGTIDPEHAAAYTERARTLHAELDALHAEYAAKLKTCARREFVTSHTAFHYLADRYSLKEIGITGISPEAEPSPQRLAEVTAQAKATGATTIFFETLVSPKVAETVAREVGVGTAVLDPIEGVDQPGADYFSVMRANLTALATALGCSS from the coding sequence ATGCCACTCCGTCGACTCCTCGCCGTGTCCGCCACCGTGCTGCTGCTTGGCGCGACCAGCGCCTGCGGGCAGGAGGCGAAAGGATCCGGCGGCGACCGGCTCGACGTGGTGGCGGCGTTCTATCCGCTGAAGTTCCTCGCCGAGCGCGTCGGCGGTGACGACGTGCGGGTCAGCCAGCTCACCAAGCCGGGCGTCGAGCCCCACGACGTGGAGCTCACCGTCCGGCAGGTCGCCGAGATCGGCGACGCCGCGCTGGTCGTGCACCTCAAGGGCTTCCAGCCGGCCGTGGACCAGGCCGTCGCACAGCAATCGAAGCGGGGCTTCGACGCGGGCGGCGAGGTCGAGCTGCTCGCGGCCGGCGAGCACGGGGCCGGCGAGGAGCACGGGGGCAGCGAGGAGGAGCACGCCGAGGGCGGCATCGATCCGCACGTCTGGCTCGACCCCGCGCGCTACGCGACCATCGCCGACGCGCTCGCCGTGCGGCTCGGCACGATCGATCCGGAGCACGCCGCGGCGTACACCGAGCGCGCCCGCACCCTGCACGCCGAGCTGGACGCGCTGCACGCCGAGTACGCCGCCAAGCTGAAGACGTGCGCGCGCCGCGAGTTCGTGACCAGCCACACCGCGTTCCACTACCTCGCCGACCGCTACTCCCTGAAGGAGATCGGCATCACCGGCATCTCCCCCGAGGCGGAACCCTCCCCGCAACGCCTGGCGGAGGTCACCGCGCAGGCGAAGGCCACGGGCGCCACCACGATCTTCTTCGAGACGCTGGTCAGCCCGAAGGTGGCCGAGACCGTGGCGCGCGAGGTCGGCGTGGGCACCGCCGTACTCGACCCGATCGAGGGTGTCGACCAGCCCGGCGCGGACTACTTTTCCGTCATGCGCGCCAACCTGACCGCCCTCGCCACGGCCCTGGGGTGCTCGTCGTGA